A window of the Falco rusticolus isolate bFalRus1 chromosome 1, bFalRus1.pri, whole genome shotgun sequence genome harbors these coding sequences:
- the TRPC3 gene encoding short transient receptor potential channel 3 isoform X3, producing the protein MSSKSRKSKEQGRVTFPPQQEEEKEEAEDEEQQRRRRGWRGVNGGPEPPPPPHRAVKTLREPYGYYPPPPFASTMYIEESPSLRRMTMMREKGRRQAIRGPAFMFNNRGTSLTAEEERFLDAAEYGNIPVVRKMLEESKTLNVNCVDYMGQNALQLAVGNEHLEVTELLLKKENLARIGDALLLAISKGYIRIVEAILNHPGFSVNKRLTLSPCEQELQDDDFYSYDEDGTRFSPDITPIILAAHCQKYEVVHMLLMKGARIERPHDYFCKCNDCTEKQKHDSFSHSRSRINAYKGLASPAYLSLSSEDPVLTALELSNELAKLANIEKEFKNDYRKLSMQCKDFVVGVLDLCRDSEEVEAILNGDLNSEPVEAQRHRASLSRVKLAIKYEVKKFVAHPNCQQQLLTIWYENLSGLREQTIAIKCLVVLVVALGLPFLAIGYWIAPCSRLGRILRSPFMKFVAHAASFIIFLGLLVFNASDRFEGITTLPNVTVTDYPKQIFRVKTTQFTWTEMLIMVWVLGMMWSECKELWLEGPREYILQLWNVLDFGMLSIFIAAFTARLLAFLQATKAQQYVDNYIEENDLSEVTLPPEIEYFTYARDKWLPSDPQIISEGLYAIAVVLSFSRIAYILPANESFGPLQISLGRTVKDIFKFMVLFIMVFLAFMIGMFILYSYYLGAKLNPAFTTVEESFKTLFWSIFGLSEVTSVVLKYDHKFIENIGYVLYGIYNVTMVVVLLNMLIAMINSSYQEIEDDSDVEWKFARSKLWLSYFDDGKTLPPPFSLVPSPKSFFYFIMRIINFSKCRRRHLQKDIEMGMGNSKSRLNLFTQSNSRVFESHSFNSILNQPTRYQQIMKRLIKRYVLKAQVDKENDEVNEGCW; encoded by the exons GTACATTGAAGAGAGTCCGTCACTGAGACGTATGACTATGatgagggaaaagggaaggcGACAGGCCATTAGAGGCCCAGCATTCATGTTCAACAACAGGGGCACCAGTCTTACAGCTGAAGAAGAGCGCTTTCTAGATGCAGCAGAGTATGGGAACATACCTGTGGTGCGCAAAATGCTGGAGGAGTCGAAAACACTGAATGTCAACTGTGTTGACTACATGGGCCAAAACGCCTTGCAGCTTGCTGTGGGGAATGAACATTTGGAAGTGACAGAACTTCTGTTAAAGAAAGAGAACTTGGCACGGATTGGAGATGCCCTGCTGCTTGCAATCAGCAAGGGCTACATTAGGATAGTGGAAGCAATTTTGAATCATCCTGGGTTTTCAGTAAATAAGCGACTGACTCTGAGCCCTTGTGAGCAGGAGCTCCAGGATGATGATTTTTATTCCTACGACGAAGACGGTACCCGCTTTTCTCCAGATATCACTCCCATAATTTTAGCTGCCCACTGCCAAAAATACGAAGTTGTGCACATGCTACTGATGAAAGGAGCAAGGATAGAGAGACCTCATGATTATTTCTGCAAATGTAATGACTGtacagagaagcaaaagcaTGATTCTTTCAGTCACTCAAGGTCAAGAATAAATGCATACAAAGGACTGGCTAGTCCGGCTTACCTGTCCCTCTCCAGTGAAGATCCGGTACTTACTGCTCTAGAACTCAGCAATGAACTTGCCAAGTTGGCCAACATTGAAAAAGAATTCAAG AATGACTATCGCAAGCTGTCTATGCAGTGCAAGGATTTTGTGGTTGGTGTTCTTGATCTCTGCCGAGACTCAGAAGAAGTGGAGGCCATTCTGAACGGGGATTTAAACTCTGAGCCAGTTGAAGCGCAGAGGCACAGAGCATCACTGAGCCGCGTGAAGCTGGCCATTAAGTATGAAGTCAAAAAG tttgtGGCCCATCCAAACTGTCAACAACAGCTACTGACTATCTGGTATGAAAATCTCTCAGGATTACGGGAGCAGACCATAGCTATCAAGTGTCTCGTTGTGCTGGTTGTGGCATTGGGCCTTCCATTTCTAGCCATTGGTTATTGGATTGCGCCATGTAGCAGG CTTGGAAGAATTCTTCGAAGCCCATTTATGAAATTTGTGGCACATGCAGCATCCTTCATTATTTTCCTAGGCCTGCTGGTGTTCAATGCTTCAGACAGATTTGAAGGTATAACAACGCTACCGAATGTCACTGTTACTGATTACCCTAAGCAGATCTTTAGGGTGAAGACTACCCAGTTCACCTGGACAGAAATGCTGATCATGGTATGGGTACTTG GTATGATGTGGTCAGAATGCAAGGAGTTGTGGCTGGAAGGACCCAGGGAATATATTTTGCAGTTATGGAACGTTCTGGATTTTGGgatgctttccattttcattgctgctttcaCAGCGAGGCTTCTGGCATTCCTGCAGGCCACAAAAGCACAACAATATGTGGACAACTACATTGAGGAGAATGACCTCTCTGAGGTCACGCTTCCTCCAGAAATAGAATATTTTACTTATG CTAGAGATAAATGGCTTCCATCTGATCCTCAGATAATATCGGAAGGCCTTTATGCAATTGCTGTTGTTCTTAGCTTTTCTCGGATTGCCTATATCCTGCCTGCAAATGAGAGTTTTGGGCCCTTGCAGATTTCACTTGGAAGGACTGTTAAGGACATCTTCAAGTTTATGGTCCTTTTTATTATGGTGTTTCTTGCATTTATGATTGGAATGTTCATCCTGTATTCCTACTACCTTGGAGCTAAACTAAACCCAGCCTTTACAAC AGTGGAAGAAAGTTTCAAGACCTTATTTTGGTCAATATTTGGCTTGTCTGAAGTAACCTCTGTTGTCCTCAAATATGATCACAAGTTCATAGAGAATATTGGCTATGTTCTTTATGGCATATACAATGTGACAATGGTGGTAGTTCTGCTCAACATGCTGATTGCTATGATCAACAGTTCATATCAAGAAATTGAG GATGACAGTGATGTAGAGTGGAAGTTCGCTCGTTCTAAACTTTGGTTATCGTATTTTGATGATGGAAAAACATTACCTCCACCGTTCAGTCTTGTACCAAGCCCCAaatcttttttctatttcatcaTGAGGATCATTAACTTTTCTAAGTGCAGGAGGAGACATCTACAGAAGGATATAGAAATGGGAATGGGCAATTCCAAATCTAGG TTAAACCTTTTCACTCAGTCGAACTCCAGAGTTTTTGAATCACACAGTTTTAACAGCATTCTCAATCAGCCGACACGCTATCAG caaataatgaaaagaCTGATAAAACGTTATGTTTTGAAAGCACAAGTGGACAAAGAAAATGATGAAGTAAATGAAG